CGCGCCCTGCGGCCTGGGCCTGGGAGGCGCGGGCGGGGGCTGGGCCTTGGCGGAGGGCCTGGTCGCGGGGCCGGCGTCGTCGGCCTTgcccccgtcgtcgtcgtcgtccgcgcGGCGGCGGAAGTTCTTGCGGTGGCTGCTCATCCCGGTCGCTCGGCTCGGCCCCGCGACAGGAGGCGAAACCTAGCAAGTCCACGGAACCGGGTCAGGCGGGAGGGAGCGGCTGGAGCTTCGATTTGAAGTTTCTAGCGGATGAGGGCGCAGGGATCTCACCGGCggtgggcggcggctagggttccggcgcgGCGGGGCGAGGAGATCCGGGTGAGAGATAGAGAGTAGGCCAGCAAAAGAAAACCAAAGGCCAAGTAGGGTCCGGAACCGACTGCTTGTCGTGCTGGGCCTTGTGTCAGACTCGGCCTGCTACTGGCCCAGTTCACAGCCCATAGTAGGCCGAGTTGAGCCCAGGCCCGGCCAGAGCGTCGTCATTCTCATTCCCCTTCCCCTGCTCCACATCACCACCACCACTCNNNNNNNNNNNNNNNNNNNNNNNNNNNNNNNNNNNNNNNNNNNNNNNNNNNNNNNNNNNNNNNNNNNNNNNNNNNNNNNNNNNNNNNNNNNNNNNNNNNNNNNNNNNNNNNNNNNNNNNNNNCGCGTCGGCGTCCTCCCTCCGCGGGATCCTGCTCCGCCACTCGTCCGCCGCCGGTGCGCCCCCGCGCGCCGTCTCAGGttcctctccaccgcctcctccccccatGGTCGCCCCCGGTGTAGCAGTGGCTAGATTTGATCCGCGCGGTGCTGCGTTCCTTCGAGCTGAGGCGATTTGGTGACGCGATTCTGCTGCCTAGTGGTCGCTCTCCTAGTGGGCGCTTAGGTGTTACAAACTTACAATTACTGATTGGCACCAGTGGGCGCTGAGCTGCTGCTGTTATCtggctgattgattgattgattcatCACCTGTGGACCTCTGTTGTCTGTGAACTGAGAATTGCTGCTGTAGGTTGGTCAAATTGTTACAAGGGCATGCGATCTGAGGTTGTTTGGAACAGCACCCTGTCCATCATTGCCCCCCGTGCTTACGCCGGTTGGAGCTCACAAGGAAATTTTGCGATCCACtcttctttctttgctgacatcaggTTGCTGTAATCCACTCTTCTTTCTTTACAGATGGTGCGCGCGAGCGGAGCCGCCTATTTGTTTGCATCACGTGCTTGCATTTTTGACGGAATCAGATAGGAAAACAGAGCACCATTTTTTATGTGCGTGCTGTAGTAGTATGCGTCTTAATGTGCCCCATATCGCTATGCGTGGCTAACGTGCAGTTTCTCCTTTGTCTGCTCTATCATCATAACATGTATGGCGTTGTATTTTGCGTGTGTTGATGAAATATGGTGAGGGCCACAGGACTGACGGTATGGTTCTGCTGGTGTGGTAATTGATCTTCCTTGTTTGGTTTGGTAGCTGGAGCACTGTATCAGTGCTGAGCTGCTCTTGTTATCTGACTGGTTGGTGCGTTATGAGCCACCGTGTTGTGTATCACCTGAGAATTGGTTAAGTAGTAAGTTGTTTATGCTTGGTCATTTCCGTTCATTGTAGATAGATAGAATTACACTTTTGTTACATTGCGTTATCTTTCTGTAGAGTAGTAATGCTCCACTTCCACATATTTTTAGTTATCTTCCAGTGGTATTTCAAATCGAAGCCCTGAGCAGCAGCACCTCTTGTGTTGTTCACTATCACATAGTTGCAGTTTGGCAAACACAGCTAGTAAATACTCTACTGTTTTCAAGTGCTTGCTGGAATATGTGTGTGAAATTATTTTGTGGAAAAATAAATCTTGAAATTATAGCATGTGCCGTTTCCCCTTGTGTATTGCCATGAAATGTGTAGCGACCTGAACTGATGATAAAAAGTGTGTAGCTATGACAGGTTTTACTGTGTCAGCATGTATCTGTTGGATAACCAAAGTAAATCTTGCACTGTCTTGCACGTATCGCTGGAACCATACATAAATAGCTCATTGCCCTTTGCTTTGCCAGATTTTCAGGTTCCTGGATCTGCAACATGGAGGCATTTCTCAACATGCAGGCCTAACCCTCTTGCAAAAGGGAACAGCTTTGGCTCAATGGCTTCTCTGTACAGCCAGACAAGATGGGCTTCTCAAGCCACTGCTGTTAAAGAAACAGACCCCAGTGGCGGCAAGATAAGCATTGGGCCCAAATCCAAGCAGATCAAGGAGGACAAAGATGATCATCTGGTTTATCAGGGACCGATATCATCAACCATCAAGAAAGTGAAGCTTCTGTCCCTGTCCACCTGCTGCCTCTCCGTGTCGCTAGGCCCTGTGATAACGTTCATGACTTCACCCGACATGAATGTGATCCTCAAGGGAGGAGTTGCATCTACTGTGATCTTCCTCAGTGCCACAACAACCGCAGCCCTGCACTGGTTCGTGAGCCCGTATATCCACAAGCTGAGGTGGCGACAGGGCTCAGACAGCTTCGAGGCGGAGATAATGTCGTGGCTGGCTACACCCCTGAAGAAGACAATCAAGTTTGCTGACATCAGGCCCGCGGAGACTAACCGGCCTTTCGTCACCTTCAGGGCCGAGGGGAACTTCTACTTCGTCGACGCCGATCACTTCCCCAACAAGGCCTTGCTGGAGAGGCTCACGCCTAAGCTCCCCAACGAGTCCGCGTTCAAGAACTTGTGATGGAAGCTACTGCTGTTACCGCATTCGTGCTCATGAACCTGGCTGAGCAATCGAGTCCTTTTTACTGTAGTTAATACTTGTGAGAATTTGTGGTATAAGGTATCGCTGTTGTTTTTAGTTCAGTAGTGAGATTTGCGAATTGCCGGCGGCGTGGAATATTGTTAACTCGTGGACGATTTTGAATAAGTAGCAGCAACATTATCCCTCTGTGTGATTGCCAGTTTAGTTTCGCAGTGGTATCTATTTGCAGTTTCTCTTGAAGCTATGGAAAACATTGTACGATTTGGTATCTATTGTGCCTACGTACCCATGATCGATTAGCATGATTGCTACAACTTCCTCTACTTGCATTTGAGTTTGATATCACGAGGTTGAGCCCTTGATCTCTACAGATTCATGTATGGTAGCTGCTAAGTGTTGCAACTTCAGAAACAAAGCTATCCAAAGCTATTTTACACACACAAAAAGGCAAAGAAAAGGAGCATTCATCCTGGGCGGTATGCGGTGTGGTGAATGCCTCTGAATTAGTTTCAGGAGGATGTAATGTAACGTAATGTAAGAGAGCTCATATATTATGATTAAACCTTGGGGGTGCTCCAATGAGACGCATCACGGATCACGCTGCAAGTGGGACGGTTCCTGGGAATCCCACCTTGATCCACCTAGTCCCAACACGGTTTGGTGGAAAAGAAGTGCTAGTCCCACCAAAACTAGCACATATTAGGTGGGAATAAGTGGGATCCCACTTAACATATAAACTGAACAgtgacatcatattgcttgat
Above is a window of Triticum dicoccoides isolate Atlit2015 ecotype Zavitan chromosome 5B, WEW_v2.0, whole genome shotgun sequence DNA encoding:
- the LOC119310721 gene encoding uncharacterized protein LOC119310721; amino-acid sequence: ASASSLRGILLRHSSAAGAPPRAVSDFQVPGSATWRHFSTCRPNPLAKGNSFGSMASLYSQTRWASQATAVKETDPSGGKISIGPKSKQIKEDKDDHLVYQGPISSTIKKVKLLSLSTCCLSVSLGPVITFMTSPDMNVILKGGVASTVIFLSATTTAALHWFVSPYIHKLRWRQGSDSFEAEIMSWLATPLKKTIKFADIRPAETNRPFVTFRAEGNFYFVDADHFPNKALLERLTPKLPNESAFKNL